From a single Silene latifolia isolate original U9 population chromosome 6, ASM4854445v1, whole genome shotgun sequence genomic region:
- the LOC141588107 gene encoding uncharacterized protein LOC141588107 has translation MQEAGLVKAVLTRMHAYWARIFLLPKGVIHKVECICRNYLWAGHAEYKNSPPVAWETCCLPKEQGGLGIINCHLWNAALIGKYAWWIHSKKESLWVQWVHHIYIKHKDWWMYNPTQNSSWVWRQICKVKDILKPGFLNGGWDGSYTIQKGYQWLLGPRPKKDWVPMVWNRVCLPKHNFSTWIYVQQRFLTQDRLHKFGVVTTGVCYLCGVQMETHSHLFFECVFSMQCVLHLQNWLQVHWQGNVMDWIIRWRCRSLMKKQVVMAAISGLIYSIWNCRNKCRLENYIIQPRQVVKGVQQLVKIRVNKGEFAKGSVKCKAWLQNVLD, from the coding sequence ATGCAGGAGGCCGGTCTTGTGAAGGCGGTTCTCACCCGTATGCATGCATATTGGGCTAGGATTTTTTTGTTACCAAAAGGTGTCATCCACAAGGTAGAATGCATCTGCAGGAACTATCTGTGGGCAGGACATGCTGAGTATAAGAACTCTCCCCCTGTTGCTTGGGAGACTTGCTGTTTACCTAAGGAGCAAGGTGGGTTAGGTATCATTAATTGCCATTTATGGAATGCTGCGTTGATAGGCAAGTATGCGTGGTGGATCCATAGCAAGAAGGAGAGTCTATGGGTTCAATGGGTGCATCACATCTATATAAAGCACAAGGACTGGTGGATGTATAACCCAACTCAGAATTCTAGCTGGGTATGGAGACAGATTTGCAAGGTGAAGGACATCCTTAAACCTGGTTTTTTGAATGGAGGATGGGATGGGAGCTACACTATTCAGAAGGGGTATCAGTGGTTACTTGGTCCTCGACCCAAGAAGGATTGGGTGCCTATGGTTTGGAATAGAGTATGCTTGCCTAAGCATAACTTTAGTACATGGATTTATGttcaacaacggtttttaacgCAAGATAGATTGCACAAGTTTGGTGTTGTCACTACTGGTGTGTGCTACTTGTGTGGTGTGCAGATGGAAACCCACAGTCATTTGTTCTTTGAATGCGTGTTCAGTATGCAGTGTGTGCTACACTTGCAGAATTGGTTACAAGTTCATTGGCAAGGCAATGTTATGGATTGGATTATTCGATGGAGGTGTCGTTCTTTGATGAAGAAACAGGTGGTAATGGCTGCCATTTCTGGGCTCATCTATAGTATATGGAATTGTAGGAATAAATGCAGATTGGAGAACTACATAATTCAACCTCGACAAGTTGTGAAAGGCGTGCAACAATTGGTTAAAATACGTGTGAACAAGGGTGAATTTGCTAAGGGGAGTGTTAAATGTAAGGCTTGGTTACAAAATGTACTAGATTAG
- the LOC141588108 gene encoding uncharacterized protein LOC141588108 — protein sequence MDPEDVIAKVLRGLDSNRYRAIKETVEARDTPIAFDALHEKLINYELQNPETTSASPLPTTAFAAQYRPNQPRYPPRQTPIVQPPVDPSNPPKKVSICQYCGYKGHNFLTCGNFKKAHPSFTLVLYTRPNRYPNNRPQAHTATATPSPPESWLVDSGATHHITNDHSNLALHHPYDGPDDVVIGDGSSVPISNIELREIAAQVTAAESSKTAELRAFNLNKEVSVIPEITDTNETEWETVGAKAGTPLEQPRVKIETEDVQGELEYWSSSVFCFVLGANPPNHVMDGYIRRIWKDYSIDKVAYLVNGICIVRFSKIEDKDAVLQSEQLFFDNKPFIIKDWHPDVKCVKDKPDLVRIWVRLYNLDLKFWGKALPKIVSMIGTPIKPDRATEKKEYLEYARFMVEVKMGQSLPDKIEFIDDKDIVQSQEVSYEWKPLVCSQCSGIGHDAAMCRKRAAEVRKKPAQKVWRPKAQVPVKPVDVPVQVAPVCVEPVQETVVLPQCSPPVMVTPIPFRGHEMATPVSLVQRMSRLGRGSSQGGPTVLEVIQQSLRQSLVKIKNNDRIQARFSNPWKVIDNSEVKDSGRIWLLWDSSQILVSCIRKDLQVIHAQVTNLVTGFDWTCSLVYGCNADSDRVALWDSLIAMKANVHGPWLVMGDFNNVLYVNERIGSKVTDAEIKGFQNCVDVCGLYDMVSTGAYFTWNNKQEGDARVYSRIDRVLANDEWILNGPSGNVTFLPEGLYDHSPCLIELGEDIERRKGPFKYFNMWGKHAEFKNIVMEIWKQPVKGCYMFQLVKKLKYLKHPLKKLNNGSYGDIESSAMVAKLLLESIQKQLHNDPRNVQLQAEERVAADSYKKLDDARILFLAQKAKVQWVTLADDNTRYFHSTIKARRAQNKVLQINDMHGVMCNEIATIEQAFVEYYQDLLGSSLQLVTKCVLLLLRRAEL from the exons ATGGACCCCGAAGATGTAATTGCCAAAGTCCTTCGTGGCCTTGATTCTAATCGTTATCGTGCAATCAAGGAGACGGTCGAAGCTCGTGACACTCCCATCGCCTTTGATGCCTTGCATGAAAAACTGATAAACTATGAACTTCAAAACCCCGAAACAACCTCTGCCTCACCCCTGCCTACCACGGCCTTTGCTGCCCAGTACCGCCCCAATCAACCCCGATACCCACCTCGTCAAACACCTATTGTCCAGCCTCCAGTGGACCCATCTAACCCTCCTAAAAAGGTCTCCATTTGTCAGTACTGCGGCTACAAAGGTCACAACTTCCTGACATGTGGCAACTTTAAAAAAGCGCATCCATCCTTTACCCTTGTCCTATATACCCGCCCTAATCGATACCCCAACAACCGCCCTCAAGCCCATACCGCCACTGCCACCCCTTCTCCTCCCGAATCCTGGCTCGTGGACAGTGGTGCAACGCACCATATCACCAATGATCACTCCAACCTCGCCCTTCATCATCCTTATGACGGTCCCGATGATGTTGTAATTGGCGATGGTTCTTCAGTTCCAATCTCCAACATAG AATTACGAGAGATTGCTGCTCAAGTTACAGCAGCTGAGAGTTCTAAGACAGCGGAGTTACGCGCTTTCAATTTAAATAAGGAAGTGAGTGTAATTCCGGAAATCACTGATACGAATGAAACGGAGTGGGAAACGGTTGGTGCGAAAGCAGGAACGCCATTGGAACAACCTCGCGTCAAAATTGAAACAGAGGATGTCCAAGGTGAGCTTGAGTACTGGTCTTCGTCTGTTTTCTGCTTTGTTTTGGGAGCTAACCCTCCTAATCATGTTATGGATGGCTATATTCGACGAATTTGGAAGGATTACTCAATTGATAAGGTTGCGTATCTAGTAAATGGTATTTGTATTGTTCGATTTAGTAAAATAGAGGATAAGGATGCAGTGCTTCAGTCTGAACAGCTATTCTTTGATAATAAGCCATTTATTATTAAAGATTGGCACCCTGATGTGAAGTGTGTGAAGGATAAACCTGATTTGGTGCGTATTTGGGTGCGATTGTATAATTTGGATCTTAAATTCTGGGGAAAAGCTCTTCCTAAGATTGTTAGCATGATAGGTACACCTATTAAACCTGATCGTGCTACTGAGAAGAAGGAGTATTTGGAATATGCTAGGTTCATGGTGGAAGTGAAAATGGGGCAAAGTTTACCTGATAAGATTGAATTCATTGATGACAAGGATATAGTGCAGTCACAGGAGGTGTCCTATGAATGGAAACCCCTGGTTTGTTCACAATGTTCAGGAATAGGACATGATGCTGCTATGTGTAGGAAGCGTGCTGCTGAGGTTCGAAAGAAACCTGCTCAGAAAGTTTGGAGGCCTAAGGCTCAGGTTCCTGTGAAGCCAGTTGATGTTCCTGTGCAGGTTGCTCCTGTATGTGTGGAGCCTGTGCAGGAGACAGTGGTTCTGCCACAGTGTTCTCCTCCTGTGATGGTTACCCCCATTCCATTCAGAGGTCATGAGATGGCTACACCAGTTAGTCTGGTTCAGCGCATGTCTAGACTTGGAAGGGGTAGCAGTCAGGGAGGTCCTACTGTTCTTGAAGTAATTCAGCAGTCTTTGAGACAGAGTTT GGTTAAAATAAAGAATAATGATAGAATTCAAGCTCGTTTTAGTAATCCCTGGAAAGTTATTGATAATAGTGAGGTAAAAGATAGTGGGAGAATTTGGTTGCTGTGGGATTCTTCACAGATTCTGGTCTCTTGCATTAGGAAGGATTTGCAAGTCATTCATGCTCAGGTGACTAACTTAGTGACTGGGTTTGACTGGACTTGCTCTTTGGTTTATGGGTGTAATGCTGACTCTGATAGAGTGGCCCTTTGGGACTCTTTGATAGCTATGAAGGCTAATGTTCATGGACCTTGGCTTGTGATGGGGGATTTTAACAATGTCTTGTATGTTAATGAAAGGATTGGGTCCAAGGTGACTGATGCTGAGATTAAAGGATTTCAGAACTGTGTGGATGTGTGTGGGTTGTATGACATGGTATCTACAGGTGCCTATTTCACTTGGAATAATAAACAGGAGGGTGATGCTAGAGTCTATAGTAGGATTGATAGGGTCCTAGCAAATGATGAGTGGATCTTGAATGGCCCCAGTGGGAATGTCACTTTCCTCCCTGAGGGGCTTTATGATCATAGCCCTTGCTTGATTGAGCTAGGGGAGGATATTGAGAGAAGGAAAGGTCCTtttaagtattttaatatgtgggggaaGCATGCTGAGTTTAAGAACATTGTCATGGAGATTTGGAAACAACCTGTCAAAGGGTGTTACATGTTTCAGTTGGTCAAAAAACTTAAGTATCTGAAGCACCCCTTAAAGAAACTGAATAATGGGAGTTATGGGGATATTGAGAGTTCTGCCATGGTTGCTAAGTTGCTGTTGGAAAGCATTCAGAAACAGTTGCACAATGATCCCAGGAATGTGCAGCTTCAAGCAGAGGAGAGGGTGGCTGCTGATTCCTACAAAAAGCTTGATGATGCCAGGATTTTGTTCCTTGCCCAAAAAGCTAAAGTTCAGTGGGTTACCCTAGCAGATGATAACACCAGGTACTTTCATAGTACCATTAAAGCCAGACGTGCCCAGAATAAAGTCCTACAGATTAATGATATGCATGGGGTGATGTGTAATGAGATTGCTACCATTGAGCAAGCTTTTGTTGAGTACTATCAGGACTTGCTAGGTAGCTCTCTGCAGCTTGTCACAAAGTGTGTCCTGCTGTTGTTAAGAAGGGCAGAATTGTGA